The Methanobacterium bryantii genome includes the window TGCAACCAGTTCTAAAAACTCATTTGGAGTTGTAAATAACTGGAAAACATCGACTGCAACAATATATGGTAAATATGCATCGTTATCGTTTTAGGTAGCTATTTACTATTCTATTTTTTTTGAATTTTTAACTTTGAAATAACTATCTGATAAAATGGACTATTTTAGAAATGTATGGCAAAAATAGTTACATTAAAACGTTATAACTGGCTTTAATAGTCCCAAGTAATCTTCAGTAGTATGGCGAGCGCTATAAATTCGATAAAACCACCGATCAGTACCTGTTTACCTGTTAACATGTCACTATCTATAATTAAAAGTGCAATGGTTAAAATACTTCTAATTAAAAGAACTGATGCAAATAGTATAAGCCCTACGGTAAACCCGATCTTTATCTGCCTGTAGCTTTTAATATAAAGATAAAGTAATCCTGATAATAGGCCAATATTTGCGATCTCTATGCAAATAGCTGCTGTTTTAATTAATGCTAATCCAAATAGTTCCAATACCATTTTAATCCCTATAAATCAATTATTCTTTTTCCCATCTTGTACTTGTTTCCAGATGGTTTCAAAATCCATGTAATTTTTTTCCATATTCTCTGAAAGGAAGTACATCTTACCGTATTTTTCTCCAGCAGATTTAACGACTTCACTGTCTTCTAAAATTTTTATATGATGCCTAATTGTTCTGTAATTGACATTTAGCTCTTCGGCAAGCTGATGTGCATTGTAAGGTCGTTCCTTTAATTTTTTAATAATTTTAGCACGGTTTATTCCTCCCCTCGTACCAAGGATTAACCACCAAAGCACTTTTTTCATAATTTATCCCTTTTTGCATTATTTGAAATGATTTTTTAAGATATTCTGGTTTAATTCCTTTAAATTATTTTACTTTTAATCAATAAATAATAACTGGATTGTGCAGTATGATTAACAGGTTAAATTTTAAAAAGGGATTATGTCAGTTAATTAAAAAAAAAGAAATTTGAAGATTATATTTTAAAAAATTAAAGTATATAAGGTTGAAGGAAATCTCTCAAAAATTCGAAGAATTTTTGGAGCAGCAAATCTGAAAGATTTGCATGCTTCGATTTCCTGAACCCAAAAACATTCGGTTTTTGGATGCACCCACCCACCCTGTAATCATAGAAAAAAAGTTAAGCGACACCAGTTTTAGCTATAATTACCCGTACTTTTGATTTAGATACTCTTTAATTTTTTATTGATTCCAAGTGCTGTAATATGGAGTTTTATACATTAAAAACTTTCTAACATCCAAAATTTTTGATTTCGGAAGTTGAAGGAAAATTAAAAATTTTCCTGAACCCCAAACACTTCGTGTTTGGAGGTTTTCCCGCCCTATTGTCCTTAGATGAACCAACAAAGTAGAGGACAAAATTGTTACATTTAATAGTCTCTTATGATTGAAAGGGGACTAAAAGAGGCATTACCTCGCATAGGAGAAATATTAAATGATTTATGGATACTTGCAAAACTGTCAAAAATCTATGGTTTTTGCGGCCGAGGAAATAAATTTCCTCCGGCGTAGAAAAATGTTGTCAAAATTTTCAATTTTGACACCGCGAAAATCAAAGATTTTTCGCATGCCATGCATTTTTCTACAGCTTTGTTTTGCGCTCCGAAATCGTAGCTTACAAATCTTCGATTTGTGCTCCAAAAATTCTTCGAATTTTTGAGAGATTTCGAGAGCCAACAAAAAACGAAGTTTTTTGTGGCGTCAAAAACCTACAGTTTTTGACAGCTTACAGGGTTCCCACCAGCCCTGCAATTAAGATTCAATTTTTAGCTTTTTTTGTATCACCACCTGTATTTATTTATGGTTGGAATGTGTTCTACCACAAAGAACTTAAATTATCACACAAAAATACATTCAGCATTTTCGTTTCTTGATATCACCTTCTTAAACATGTTTAGAAAGTCTCCCACCCAATATACGGAGATTAACCGCCCGCCGCTTTCCTATATTAAACATGTGCTTTTCAGCCTTTTATTTCACCATCCAATACTGTTATAATTCTATCTGCCATAGTGGCTACGTCTGGAGAGTGTGTTACTATAATCAAGGTTACATTCTCTTTTTTGTGGATATCTTTAAGTAAATCCAGAATGATCTCCTGTGTTTTTGAATCTAAGGATCCCGTTGGTTCGTCTGCTAAAATAATAGAGGGGTGGTTGACAAGAGCTCTTGCTATCGCAACCCTCTGTCTTTCACCACCCGAAAGCTTTGTAGGTTTTTGA containing:
- a CDS encoding ArsR/SmtB family transcription factor, translating into MKKVLWWLILGTRGGINRAKIIKKLKERPYNAHQLAEELNVNYRTIRHHIKILEDSEVVKSAGEKYGKMYFLSENMEKNYMDFETIWKQVQDGKKNN